One Panicum virgatum strain AP13 chromosome 9K, P.virgatum_v5, whole genome shotgun sequence genomic region harbors:
- the LOC120649534 gene encoding probable glutathione S-transferase GSTU1, which translates to MAGEKKGLQLLDLWVSPFGQRCRIALAEKGLPYEYLEQDLGNKSELLLRSNPVHKKIPVLLHDGRPVCESLIIVQYIDEAFPGNAPALLPADPYARAQARFWADYVDKKLYDCGTRLWKLKGEAQQQARKEMLDILRTLDAALGDAKFFGGEAFGFADVALAPFTAWFLTYERHGEFSVEKECPRLAAWAKRCGERESVAKTLSSPEKVYEFVGVLKKRFGIE; encoded by the coding sequence ATGGCCGGGGAGAAGAAGGGCCTGCAGCTGCTGGACTTGTGGGTGAGCCCGTTCGGGCAGCGCTGCCGCATCGCGCTGGCCGAGAAGGGCCTCCCCTACGAGTACCTGGAGCAGGACCTGGGCAACAAGAGCGAGCTCCTCCTGCGCTCCAACCCGGTGCACAAGAAGATCCCCGTGCTCCTCCACGACGGCCGCCCCGTCTGCGAGTCCCTCATCATCGTCCAGTACATCGACGAGGCGTTCCCGGGCAACGCGCCGGCGCTGCTCCCCGCCGACCCCTACGCGCGCGCGCAGGCCCGCTTCTGGGCCGACTACGTGGACAAGAAGCTCTACGACTGCGGGACCCGGCTGTGGAAGCTCAAGGGCGAGGCCCAGCAGCAGGCCCGCAAGGAGATGCTCGACATCCTCCGCACGCTCGACGCCGCGCTCGGCGACGCCAAGTTCTTCGGCGGCGAGGCCTTCGGCTTCGCCGACGTCGCGCTCGCGCCCTTCACGGCGTGGTTCCTCACCTACGAGCGCCACGGGGAGTTCAGCGTGGAGAAGGAGTGCCCCAGGCTGGCAGCGTGGGCCAAGCgctgcggggagagggagagcgtcGCCAAGACCCTCTCCTCGCCGGAGAAGGTCTACGAGTTCGTCGGCGTCCTGAAGAAGAGGTTCGGCATCGAGTAG